The following are encoded together in the Triticum dicoccoides isolate Atlit2015 ecotype Zavitan chromosome 6B, WEW_v2.0, whole genome shotgun sequence genome:
- the LOC119324960 gene encoding uncharacterized protein LOC119324960: MAAAAAAGVAGEAGVAGEAEIPGILMAHPDPGSGFPHTSRRRPDSLPSSDWSIGSTLPRIPTPFANSCSNTDALTPPPPVLAEEARRPGSPEKTPSPLTLRYRSVSMSSRKPWPMHPAADAASLWPPPSLTALHNWLRGHLVAAAGLQFCELHLQR, translated from the exons ATGGCGGCTGCCGCAGCGGCAGGGGTGGCCGGGGAGGCGGGGGTGGCCGGGGAGGCAGAAATCCCTGGTATTCTCATGGCTCACCCCGACCCCGGCTCTGGTTTTCCTCATACCAGCCGCCGGCGACCGGACTCGCTTCCTTCCTCCGACTGGTCGATTGGCTCCACCCTCCCCAGAATCCCCACTCCCttcgccaactcctgctccaacacTGATGCGCTGACACCGCCGCCTCCTG TGCTTGCAGAAGAGGCAAGGCGCCCAGGGAGTCCTGAGAAGACACCCTCGCCGCTGACCTTGAGGTACAGGTCTGTCTCCATGAGCTCGAGGAAGCCATGGCCGATGCATCCAGCTGCGGATGCCGCATCTTTGTGGCCACCACCCTCCCTCACCGCCCTACACAACTGGCTCCGCGGTCACCTCGTCGCCGCGGCCGGCCTTCA GTTTTGTGAACTACATTTGCAGAGGTAG